The Halogranum gelatinilyticum genome contains a region encoding:
- a CDS encoding universal stress protein — MKFLVATDGSEESDRALDYAIDIADGLGATLSVVHAVEPDVYSEGGDGPITSLSDVDRALVVEAVADAEDRGQRVLDEAADRVAAAGVAVKRELLYGDPLAVLPDFIDASDFDGVFVGHRGYSKRYEGLLGSVAKGLVEHSSVPVTVVR, encoded by the coding sequence GTGAAGTTCCTCGTCGCAACCGACGGTTCCGAAGAGAGCGACCGCGCGCTCGACTACGCCATCGACATCGCTGACGGGCTGGGAGCCACGCTGAGCGTGGTCCATGCCGTCGAGCCGGACGTCTACTCCGAGGGCGGCGACGGCCCCATCACGAGCCTGAGCGACGTCGACCGCGCACTCGTCGTCGAGGCGGTCGCCGACGCCGAAGACCGCGGCCAGCGAGTCCTCGACGAGGCGGCAGACCGGGTGGCCGCCGCGGGCGTCGCCGTCAAGCGCGAACTGCTCTACGGCGACCCGCTCGCCGTCCTTCCGGACTTCATCGACGCGAGCGACTTCGACGGCGTCTTCGTCGGCCACCGCGGCTACTCGAAACGCTACGAAGGCCTGCTCGGCAGCGTCGCGAAGGGTCTCGTCGAGCACTCCTCGGTTCCGGTGACGGTCGTCCGCTGA
- a CDS encoding CBS domain-containing protein, translated as MNISQIISHEFSTLDADAPVSKLTGAFEDQTLKAVVVTNATDYEGVVTRQQLLTSHHKPAGKVGSLVYHVPTVSETTDVREAARLMVESRSMVLPVLAGGDLVGVVDADDLLAEVQESLSALDVEDVYTADLQTVTPNDTLGTALNRFRERRITHLPVVDGDDLVGIVSASDVVSFTTRDVSKSTGGESSLGPGGARQGGFGAREGDTDRMLDLPVRDLMNSPVDTTTTDATLETAVETMFDRGCSSLVVVEEDDPAGIVTKTDVLRSLTWTPKGHRGVQVIGIGLLEDMSYDRVAAMVEELVAKDSEITLLDATIHLHEHDETLRGTPLVLARVRLFTDRGFVTGSGEGYGAKHALHEARDVVERQIIEQKTHAQTKKHPDEDTRTRLRGY; from the coding sequence ATGAACATCTCACAAATCATTTCTCACGAGTTCAGTACCCTCGACGCAGACGCCCCAGTCTCGAAGTTGACGGGTGCGTTCGAGGACCAGACGCTCAAGGCCGTCGTCGTCACCAACGCGACGGACTACGAGGGCGTCGTCACCCGCCAACAGCTGCTCACCTCGCACCACAAACCGGCGGGGAAAGTCGGCTCGCTGGTCTACCACGTGCCGACCGTCAGCGAGACCACCGACGTTCGGGAGGCCGCTCGGCTCATGGTCGAGTCCCGCTCGATGGTCCTCCCCGTCCTCGCAGGGGGCGACCTCGTCGGCGTCGTCGATGCCGACGACCTGCTCGCCGAAGTACAGGAGTCGCTGTCGGCTCTCGACGTCGAAGACGTCTACACGGCCGACCTGCAGACGGTCACCCCGAACGACACGCTGGGGACCGCGCTCAACCGGTTCCGCGAGCGGCGCATCACCCATCTGCCCGTCGTCGACGGCGACGACCTCGTCGGTATCGTCAGTGCCTCGGACGTCGTGAGCTTCACGACGCGCGACGTCTCGAAGAGTACGGGCGGCGAGTCGAGTCTCGGTCCCGGCGGGGCGCGACAGGGCGGTTTCGGTGCCCGCGAAGGCGACACCGACCGGATGCTCGACCTACCCGTCCGTGACCTGATGAACTCCCCCGTCGACACGACGACGACCGACGCGACGCTCGAGACGGCGGTCGAGACGATGTTCGACCGCGGCTGCTCGTCGCTCGTCGTCGTCGAGGAGGACGACCCGGCGGGCATCGTCACCAAGACCGACGTGCTGCGCTCGCTGACGTGGACGCCCAAGGGCCACCGCGGGGTGCAGGTCATCGGCATCGGTCTCCTCGAAGATATGTCGTACGACAGGGTCGCCGCGATGGTCGAAGAGTTGGTCGCAAAGGACAGCGAGATAACGCTGCTCGATGCGACCATCCACCTGCACGAACACGACGAGACGCTCCGCGGGACGCCGCTCGTCCTGGCGCGCGTCCGGCTGTTCACCGACAGGGGCTTCGTCACCGGCTCCGGCGAGGGCTACGGCGCGAAACACGCGCTCCACGAGGCGCGCGACGTCGTCGAGCGACAGATCATCGAACAGAAGACCCACGCCCAGACCAAGAAGCACCCGGACGAGGACACGCGGACGCGTCTCCGGGGCTACTGA
- a CDS encoding DUF7534 family protein, translated as MSQYGRFLVTMLALDALGYAVVALVTPANSLTQLAALVPVLLVAPFVSRRIVYGEWVTRGDSEGDADDDGDES; from the coding sequence ATGAGTCAGTACGGCCGGTTTCTCGTGACGATGCTCGCGCTCGACGCGCTCGGTTACGCCGTCGTGGCTCTCGTGACGCCCGCGAACTCGCTGACGCAGCTGGCCGCGCTCGTCCCGGTGCTGTTGGTCGCGCCCTTCGTCTCGCGACGCATCGTCTACGGCGAGTGGGTCACGCGCGGTGACAGCGAGGGCGACGCGGACGACGACGGCGACGAGTCCTGA
- a CDS encoding dienelactone hydrolase family protein, giving the protein MIVDIALDDVTLEGALSVPEGAPGIVVFSHGSGSSRHSPRNNFVAEVARRHGLGTLLFDLLTEEEDENYETRFDIDLLTQRLVDVTAWVAEGDETADLTVGYFGSSTGAASALRAAAALGDQVGAIVSRGGRVDLASEQLPDVTAPTLFLVGERDEQVLALNEAAFTKLTCTKELEVVPGAGHLFEERGTLEAVAEHAAEWFAEHLD; this is encoded by the coding sequence ATGATCGTCGACATCGCGCTCGACGACGTGACTCTCGAAGGCGCGCTCTCGGTCCCAGAAGGCGCGCCAGGCATCGTCGTCTTCAGCCACGGCAGCGGCAGCAGCCGCCACAGCCCGCGCAACAACTTCGTCGCGGAGGTCGCGCGCCGCCACGGCCTCGGGACGCTCCTGTTCGACCTGCTGACCGAAGAAGAGGACGAGAATTACGAGACGCGCTTCGACATCGACCTCCTGACCCAGCGGCTCGTCGACGTGACCGCGTGGGTCGCTGAGGGCGACGAGACGGCGGACCTGACGGTCGGGTACTTCGGCTCCTCGACCGGCGCGGCGTCGGCGTTGCGGGCGGCCGCCGCCCTGGGCGACCAAGTCGGGGCCATCGTCTCCCGCGGCGGCCGCGTCGACCTCGCGAGCGAGCAGCTGCCGGACGTGACCGCACCGACGCTCTTCCTGGTGGGTGAGCGCGACGAGCAGGTGCTCGCGCTCAACGAGGCAGCCTTCACGAAACTCACCTGTACGAAAGAACTGGAGGTCGTCCCGGGTGCGGGCCATCTGTTCGAGGAGCGCGGGACGCTCGAAGCCGTCGCCGAGCACGCAGCCGAGTGGTTCGCAGAACATCTCGACTGA
- a CDS encoding archaemetzincin family Zn-dependent metalloprotease, whose translation MLVDIVPIGDVPAQVKREASAALRSVYDLDVSVHDQQSIPQGAYDRSRNQYRAEEFIELASRVGSGDKNIGITPQDLFYRRRNYVFGLAYLNGNGSVISTYRLQTSSDGGISSKPQSEVFADRVRKEVVHEIGHTFGLEHCDNSKCVMSFSPTVREVDVKEENLCGTCSRLYR comes from the coding sequence ATGCTTGTCGACATCGTGCCCATCGGGGACGTCCCCGCGCAGGTCAAGCGGGAGGCCTCGGCAGCCCTCCGCTCTGTCTACGACCTCGACGTGAGCGTCCACGACCAACAGAGCATCCCCCAGGGCGCGTACGACCGGAGTCGGAACCAGTACCGGGCCGAGGAGTTCATCGAGCTGGCCAGCCGCGTCGGGAGCGGCGACAAGAACATCGGCATCACGCCGCAGGACCTCTTCTACCGCCGCCGCAACTACGTCTTCGGGCTCGCCTACCTCAACGGCAACGGCTCCGTCATCTCCACCTACCGGCTCCAGACCTCCTCCGACGGCGGCATCTCCTCCAAGCCCCAGTCGGAGGTCTTCGCCGACCGCGTCCGCAAAGAGGTCGTCCACGAGATCGGCCACACCTTCGGCCTCGAACACTGCGACAACTCCAAATGCGTGATGAGCTTCTCGCCGACGGTCCGCGAGGTCGACGTCAAAGAGGAGAACCTCTGCGGCACGTGTAGTCGGCTCTACCGGTAA
- a CDS encoding UPF0146 family protein produces MNTALRDALTARLARYDSLVEVGVGRRPDVAAALAADGASVTVTDVVDVTALDGVEVPEGVRFVRDDVVAASDATDPGPLYAVDAIYALNLPAELHRPVRDVARATGADFLFTTLGYEEPDVAVRRETVGDVEIGRETVYVAV; encoded by the coding sequence GTGAATACTGCACTGCGCGACGCGCTCACGGCCCGACTCGCCCGCTACGACTCGCTGGTGGAAGTCGGCGTCGGCCGCCGTCCCGACGTCGCCGCCGCCCTCGCCGCCGACGGGGCGTCGGTCACCGTGACCGACGTCGTCGACGTGACCGCCCTCGACGGTGTCGAGGTTCCGGAGGGCGTCCGGTTCGTCCGCGACGACGTCGTCGCCGCGAGCGACGCCACTGACCCCGGCCCGCTCTACGCCGTCGACGCCATCTACGCGTTGAACCTCCCGGCCGAACTCCACCGCCCCGTCCGCGACGTCGCCCGCGCGACCGGCGCGGACTTCCTCTTTACCACCCTCGGCTACGAGGAACCCGACGTGGCCGTCCGCCGCGAGACCGTCGGCGACGTCGAAATCGGGCGCGAGACGGTCTACGTTGCCGTCTAA
- a CDS encoding TIGR01548 family HAD-type hydrolase yields the protein MNADAVVLDIDGVLVDVADSYRRAIVESVDRVYGKTIDFEDIQLFKDAGGFNNDWELTYAAALYVLGRSEGLDLRLAEFTDEIAERGGGLDAARATVAELPSISQARVRNKWDKERLRDVFQTLYLGSDLYRDLEGGEPPFDAPGYIHDEPVIVTEETIDDLTTRFDVGVVTGRPAAEADIALDRVGLDVPDEHRFTMDDWERGKPHPYALTTLAERFDADAVTFTGDTLDDVETAVNAAEADPERDYYGIGVLTGGLTGEAGRAKYEAAGAAAVLDSVNDLPALLE from the coding sequence ATGAACGCGGACGCAGTCGTCCTCGACATCGACGGGGTACTCGTCGACGTCGCCGACTCTTACCGACGAGCCATCGTCGAGTCGGTCGACAGAGTGTATGGCAAGACCATCGACTTCGAGGACATCCAGCTCTTCAAGGACGCGGGCGGCTTCAACAACGACTGGGAACTCACCTACGCGGCGGCACTCTACGTCCTCGGCCGCAGCGAGGGACTCGACCTCCGTCTCGCCGAGTTCACCGACGAGATCGCCGAGCGCGGCGGCGGTCTCGACGCCGCCCGTGCGACGGTCGCCGAACTCCCCAGCATCTCGCAGGCGCGAGTCCGAAACAAGTGGGACAAAGAACGCCTCCGCGACGTCTTCCAGACGCTCTATCTCGGCAGTGACCTCTACCGGGACCTCGAAGGCGGCGAGCCGCCGTTCGACGCGCCGGGCTACATCCACGACGAACCCGTCATCGTCACCGAGGAGACCATCGACGACCTCACGACACGCTTCGACGTCGGCGTCGTCACCGGCCGCCCCGCCGCCGAGGCCGACATCGCCCTCGACCGAGTGGGACTGGACGTCCCCGACGAGCACCGCTTCACGATGGACGACTGGGAGCGGGGCAAACCCCACCCCTACGCGCTGACGACGCTGGCCGAGCGGTTCGACGCCGACGCAGTGACGTTCACCGGCGACACGCTCGACGACGTCGAGACCGCGGTCAACGCCGCCGAGGCCGACCCCGAGCGCGACTACTACGGCATCGGCGTCTTGACGGGCGGCCTGACGGGCGAGGCGGGCCGCGCGAAGTACGAGGCCGCCGGTGCGGCCGCCGTCCTCGACAGCGTCAACGACCTTCCCGCCCTCCTCGAATGA
- the npdG gene encoding NADPH-dependent F420 reductase, translating to MRIALLGGTGDIGEGLALRWAYHTNHEVIIGSREPEKARAKAEEYETELDSRGVERKVTGFKNEMAADRADIVVLAVPPYHVADTVETIADKLDEGDVLVSPAVGIKRDDDGFHYHRPGAGSVTEIVADAAPEGVSVVGAFHNLAAARLADLDAELGIDTLLVADDEDAKETVRMLAEGIEGLRALDAGGIANAPEIEAVTPLLINVATNNEGLHDLGVRFQ from the coding sequence ATGCGAATCGCACTACTCGGCGGCACCGGCGACATCGGCGAGGGCTTGGCCCTCCGCTGGGCGTATCACACGAACCACGAGGTCATCATCGGCTCCCGTGAACCCGAGAAGGCTCGGGCGAAGGCCGAGGAGTACGAGACCGAACTCGACAGCCGCGGCGTCGAGCGGAAGGTCACGGGCTTCAAAAACGAGATGGCCGCCGACCGCGCGGACATCGTCGTGCTCGCGGTCCCGCCGTACCACGTCGCCGACACGGTCGAGACCATCGCCGACAAACTCGACGAGGGCGACGTGCTCGTCAGTCCCGCGGTGGGTATCAAACGCGACGACGACGGCTTCCACTACCACCGTCCCGGCGCGGGCAGCGTGACGGAGATCGTCGCCGACGCGGCCCCCGAGGGCGTCTCTGTCGTCGGCGCGTTCCACAACCTCGCGGCGGCTCGACTGGCCGACCTCGACGCCGAGTTGGGTATCGACACCCTGCTCGTTGCCGACGACGAGGACGCCAAGGAGACGGTGCGGATGCTCGCCGAGGGTATCGAAGGCCTGCGCGCGCTCGACGCCGGCGGCATCGCCAACGCACCCGAAATCGAGGCGGTGACGCCGCTTCTCATCAACGTCGCGACGAACAACGAGGGGCTGCACGACCTCGGCGTCCGGTTCCAGTAG